The genomic interval GAAAAATGAATAGTATCAGAGTTCtgtaagcaaaacaaacaaaaaaaagtggtGAGGGGGGAGGTCTTAAGTAGGCAATCCTCTGTTTACCACTTATCCTTTAAGATCCTACTGAGATATCACATTCTCTCTGAAGTGTTCCTAACAGCAGTGGCAGACTGTTCTACTCTTTCAGCAAATGAAATTTCCCTTTATGAAATTTATTGAGTCTCTCTACAGAAGAAGTGTTGTATTCTTTTATCAAAGTTCCAAATTAAGACTTCTGGGAAAGTTGGTAACCTACATACAGGTTTATCCTGGCTAAAGTAagtaacaaaaagaagaaaaatagagaagaaaaattcaTTTACTTGAAACTAGGACAGTTTATCTCAAACTCAAAGAAAATCtgctatgtattatatataaaagtcTGGAAAGACTACAGAAGTCAATGCACAATTCCTGTTCTataaaaaaggaggggggaaatATTGAAGGAGCCAgtagaaaatattctgaaaatactTCTGTTAAGCATCATTCCCCTACTCAGCTCCCActcctaccacacacacacacacacacacgcacacacacacacacacacacactcaaagaaaaAGGTTTATAAACAATGATGAATCATATGAATATGGGAAATCGTTCCCTTTGGGATCCCTTTCCTCACTGCTAATCACAGCACTCCAAGTCTGTGTTAGTAGTATTTTTAAGATACCTTTAGATGTTCTCAGTTAGGGAGAAAACCTCCTAACTTGGAGGAACAAGGTCTTGAAAGGAGGATTGGTAACAGAAGAGACCAGATACAATTTTTTAGGAATCATCTTTGCAAGCGTGAGTAATAGCCACTTAGCTactgtctaaaaaaaaaaaaaaaaagtccccatCCAACAGTCCAAGAGCCATGCGGCCATCCTTTGATTGAATTCCTCACCAGACTGAGTTGCGTACCCCAAGAGAGAGGTAAAAACCTGGAACTCAGTGGCACCTCACCTgtgcatggacagagaacccaCCACTACTACCATATCAGAGTCACTGAAGAGGTTTCACAAAACATACAGCGCACAGGAAAATTTCCTCATGAATTTTCAGGGCTCCGCCTCCTTCACCAGTTTATTCAGACAGCTGAATGCCCAAACTGATAATGTGAAGTAAAACTATCTGGATTTATCTGGTAATTTTTAAGGAGAGAATTTAATAATACTCAGGTGAACAGGGAGAACATCCCAAGAAAATGTACCCCTATTATTCAGGGGATAATAACAAGGCCAGATTAAAgtagatgaaaaaaaataaaaacaaaacatggccCCTATCAACAATTCTGcaacaaacaaaggaaatcatttaaaataaggcTAATGGCTACATTTTGACAGAATTGTAACCCATGAAATGGGAGAAGAGTTAGACAATAATTGCTTCATGTGctcaagaaatcaaagaaaataaagaccctatgaaataagatttgaaaatacaaaagataatTGCTGAGTTTGAAATGGTGCTATCAGAGTTaacaatatttttaaggaaataggTAGTGATGATGCAGAACTGACAGATATATTAAAAGTCGTGGAGTAGAATAAACATGGAGTAAGCCAACCTGTGGATCTAAAGAGCAAGTTTAGGAAAATCGCATGCAATGcaatatgaaagaataaaaatatgattgGATTAGACAAGATAGtatattaacagaagaaaaaaagatatccAACATGGAGATAATTGGtgtaaagaagaaaacagaacagaCTGAATGAACTGACTTTAATATACTGTGGCAATTTGTTGTGCTCAGTTATAGGTGTGCTGAAATACTTAAGGCACTTAAAGATTGCTCAGGTGGCTCTATGGTAGCCAAGCTATGAGTGTCCTCAAGTGTTTATCCCAGTGTACTGAACAAAGAGATAGGGAAACATTGCATAGAATACAAGCTACGTGAGAGCAAGAGAAAAAGCTGAATTTACTGCTTACAGCATGTGTGTCTGGGAACATATTTAAGAAAGTAGAGAAATGCTAGAGTGGCCAGCAGTCATATTTGGAAGAGTTCAATCTTGGACACTTTATTCATGCCAGGTGGCAAGATTTGACTGTTTGCATACGCTAAATGACCTCTCTCTGTACCACGTATTTAACCATCTGAGGcttcctcctgggcttccctggtggctcagctggtaaagaatcagcctgcaaagtgggagacctgggttcaatccctgcattgggaagatcccctgaggaaaggaacggctacccactccagtattctggcctggagaattccatcgactatatagttcgtggggtcacaaagagttggacacaactgagcagctttcactgtCACTGACTAATGATGTGTTTACATATTAGAGAGATTTGCAAATTCAGGAATGCCTTTCTTCAACAAAAATCTCCAagctctgttttatgtttgatcTGTCTTAGCCAAACATTAGATTCTTgatctcagtcttttccagttctattttgtttatttgtttttactaaATAGCTACTATAGATCAAGCATGAAACCAAGTACTTTGCATGTTATTtttcaatgtaaaatattttatacaaaatattttgtaaataccatatacatatataccttttatgaaaatcttttaaaatttcagctcaaactggaaaaaaaaaaacaaacctagggAATCACTTGAATTGGTTGGTCACTCAGAAGATTATGTTATTGTAGCAAAAATTCACAGCCAACAGCCACTTTAGGTTTAAACagctcttctgtttctttctatgATGGTATCTGAGTGAGGGACTCACTGGACTTTGTGACATTGAGAAAAAGGTATTTGGCCAACGATCTTGGTCAGTGCCTTTGGACTGCTGGCCTCATTTCTAGATGTTCTGTGGCTACTGACACTTGTGGTCCATGAACTTACAGCCTATTCTCTCTGAACTTAGATAGGGTCCACTCTCAGATCTCATTAGAACAGTAGAACTCAGTGAGTTTCTGTTGTGTCTTCATCTGTTCTTAGACTGTCTATTTATACCTCACCCCAGGGAAGCCTTTGCTGTGGCTTACCACTGTGATAGTAAGCTTGTTGTCAAGCCTAATCTGAGTGTTCATGTCACTTGTGGACCCATGGAGATCTGGAATGAAAGCTATATCTTCCCTCTGCCTGACCACACCATTTTATCCTGATAATAAAGCTAAGGTGACCCTGTGTTGGCAGGAAGCTCCTGGAAAAGAACTATTGTCCCAGAATCTCAACAAAAGATGTAGCAAATATACCTGTCTTCCTTTGCTGGTCTCCTCAACCTACATAATGTACTTCCTCCCCACTCAGAAACCAAAGAGGCACACGTATTATTGTCTTGCTTCCACCcctgcttttgctttttccaacACAAACCAAGCAGCAAATGATGGTCTTATCAGGTTGACAGTATGGCAGGGGGATCTGAGGGAGATGTTAGCAGCAGTTATTTTGAGGAATGGGATAGGTAGACAAGAAGTGATCAGCTGAAACCAGTCCTATAAACATTTATGCTGAACTTTTActcattttcagaataaaatcttCTTCTGACTTCAATGATTTTagtacaaaagaaaatgaagccaTCAGAAATGATCAACTAAATGAGTATTCAGTAAGACACAAAAGCATGCTGCCATTGTGCTTTGAGGATGAACTGATAAAGCCAGATGCCAAGATAATCGACGTTAGTCTGGTAAAGACAGTAACTTCTCACACGgtaataaaaacatctatttatactACTGTTCAGTAAAATTATGTATCATTACTTCTTGTAGACATATCGTATCCTAGTGACCAGAATCTTTGATAAATTCTTCTTACCTCTTGGCTTCATATTCTGAAGTGACAACAACATGGattcttaatattctttttagAACCCCCATTCCAAACCAGGGGATTCCTTGGCACCAGctgaaaattttgtgtttttcttttatgaaggATTTATCAAATTTTCttgattataaaagaaatataaaacaaagatggtgttttttttaaatgacttgatTATATTTCACTTTTCTATCAATCTATTATATTTCAACCAGAAGAAGCAATTTATTAAAGCTGATTTGGTAGCTCAGAGTCTCTAGGAATGCTGGACAGACAATATGGCTGGAAAGCTATCCAATCAGGACTCACCCTGTTACAGCCGCAGCTTGCTCTACTGGGGCCCATGCTCTCGTCACAGACAAAAGAAGTTTACAATTCTGATGCTGGGCAGTAGACACTGCTTCCAAGATCTTTGCCCACTGCTGCCTTTCAGCTAGCTATATCTACCACCAGCCTCACTAGAATAGTTTTTGCAATGCCTGTTTTTCACAGTGCTTGCTTTTTCTGAACTGAAGACTGTCTTTAGTGTATCCAAGTGGCAGAGCCTAGGGCACATGCCTATACCCTAACCCTAAGGGAAGCTGATAAAGCAAGTTTTTGCCTCTACCtaaaggcaatagcaacccactcccagtactcttgcctggaaaatccaatggacggaggagcctggtaggctatagtccatggtgtcatgcaaagagtcagacatgactgagtgatttcgctttcacttttcactttcatgcattggagaaggaaatggcagcccactccagtgttcttgcctgaagaatcccagggactgaggagcctagtaggctgccatctatggggtcgcacagagttggacatgactgaagtgacttagcagcagcagcagcagcagcaagggtacattggaattccctggtggctcagtggtaaagaatctgccttcaatacaggagattagagtttgatccctgggtcaggaagatcccctggagaaggaaatggcaactcactccaatattcttccctcggaaatcccatggacagaagaacctggtggattgcagtccttggggtcacaaagagtcagacagacttagGGACTGAAGCTGTATGCAAGGGTACGTTTCCTAAGGTACTGGACAGACAAAAATTTGACAAACCTCTACTACTATGGCTAAATAGGTAACATTGGCATCACCGGTGGATTAAAAAACTAgatcttttgtcatttttttcagtaatcataAGCATTAATATGCCTTTCACACTAAGGTCAATAATATACAATTAGATGATCATCAATTTCTTACTTTGTTAAttgtatttctaaaagaaaagtaGCAATCATTGACTTAAAGTTTACAAACTAAATACTggtaatatttatatttgatgAGTAATCTgtagatttaatattttttaccTTATAATGGAAATGTGTAAGACAGTTCAGTGAGTAGATCATACATACAGATTTTGCTACTACTGTGATAAAAATAGTCTATTTTTAAGTCAATCTACTACTTTGGCTCTTTTATTTCACAGATATAATATATTGAGCACTTTTTATTGTGCTAAATTGTGCTATATGTTGGGATACAATAACAAATGTaagtcttttaaagaaaattttacacTTTCTGAATTTATTAGGATATTCAGACTTTGTAATTTTGGCTTGTAATCAGTTATGTAATCAGTTTCTTTTGATCTTTGACTCAATCTATTGTTTGGTATGCTGCTTATTTCTGGACATGGAAACCTAAGAAATGCCAGGACAATGTTCCATGCTACCAAATATCATATTTCCCAGTGACAGCACCAAACATTTCTTTACATCTCACGCTATTTCAAAAAGAATTTTAGGAGGCCAGAAGTTCAGATTTTACCCCTAACACTGCAACAGAGTACTAAGAGAAGGAAGTATATAACATACAAGAACATCTTTTTGTTATGTTTAAATAttgttattgcttatattaaaaaCTTCTATGTAGTTACTTTTacaatattttgccattttatgttttaaaaactacttAGCCTTCTTACCTCAATAGACAGATAACAAAGACTCTTTTCTTTAATCCACAggggaaaaatgatacaaatcccATAATTTTCCATGAGGCTGGATACATACAAATGTTACTTTTGACAAAAAATAGGCTTCCTCCCCATTCTATGGAAAATGGAAATGGTTCCCCATATGAAAGATCAAATGTTGTTTTAGAAAGAAATTGTGAAATGCTTAAATCTGTAGCTAGAGATCAATCTATTACTCCTTCCAAAACCCAAAGAACTCTGCCTACAACACAGAAGAAAGATATACCAGCAATATCTTTAGAAGTCAGCCATAGGGTTGTAGATGATAAACTAAGGAAGAAAACTAGGAAGCAGACATTCGAAAACATACCTTGGGATAAACTCTATAATTTTTCACAAACATTTTCCAGCTTAACAAAAAAATTTGTGGGTTTCCTTGATAAAACTGTTATTCAAGAAATGAGTGCTAAAactggaaaatttgaaaaaatgttttctacagTAAAACCAATGAGTGAATTCAGTGCCTCACCTGTCAAATATTACTCAAAGCCTTCACGAAATATACTCAAAgtccataaaataaataatgtaacacCACTGGATGATTTGTTAAACTTGTCGGGTAAAAAATAAGCACCTCATAAAGTATTGTTTATTCAGCATTCTGAGGGTAACAAGAAGCAAATAACGAAGTTAGAAGATCATAGAAAAAATTCTTGTCTAAATGGTAATATTCTAGTGGATGGTAGAAGAGAACAAAACATAGAAGTTGAAATTACAAACCAACAAGCGGTATAATATTTTTAGTAAATAAGAGGATAAAATTAGGAAATAATGATCACCAAGAGGAACTAGTGCAGGAATTTCTCTTATCTCAATTAGATTCCTCAGTCATCAGCGTTCCTACAGTTAAGTATGATTCAGGACCTAGAATGGTATAGACTGACTGTGGATATTTGCTATTGGAAGCCAAATAACATCAAAAACTTTGTTCCATAACTGGATATCAAATAAAACAATATACCATTAACTTGACAGATGTGGAATTAATTGTATAAAAGCATTTTGGATAATTGATGGAAACTATTACAATATAACATTAGcaattcatgaaattaaaaggctttgcaaaatttcaaatatctttttgttAGTAAAGGTTGAAACTTCTTTACTATATAATGCCTTTATCAAGTGTGACTTTGACTTTTTTCTGAATTGTTAAACAATTTAAAAGCACAACTGATCCTTAGTAAGTAAATAATTTTGGTAGTAAATCCTATAAaagattgaaaattttaaatcagttgCTATTCTATTTATTCACTAACTTCTCAGTAAAAAAGCAGAACTCAGAAAGAAGTCGCATTTCAGGAGTTCACTGGTTATCTGCTTGTTTaaaggacttttcttttttaaagtcttaactGTTAGCACTTGAGAAGTAGGTTAATTAGAAGCATTTCAGTTAAAGGAAGGTTTTGGAGGTCTTTCGGAAACTTTCAAGAGTGAGGAAGTGAACTTGTTCggtgtctctgtttccactgactGGAGGTTTTCCTTATTGTGTGTCATCAATGGTAATCTTGGCCATCTCTTCACGAGTAGAAGCAAATTTTGGCTCTCAAATAGGATGacaaggagagaaaatgaagatgGAGGAAAGAGAATGTGAACTGAAGACTCTGTAAATGAGGGAAGAACAAGAGTATAAGGATTCAAGATAAGGTGGTGGGTTCAGTTATGTAGGAAGTAATGGAGCAGGAACACACAAAATTTTCCTGGCTAATTACCTTTCTTTTGGTTACTGGTGGAGGGGAGAAGCAGGAGCAGCTGCAGCTCAAAGTCATGAAGTcatctttcttttcagaaaacaGGGATTGACCTTGCTCTCTTTGCTTGCTTTATCCATTCTCCCCGTATCTCCACCCCACCACCATTTTCACTGCAGTAATCCCGACGGCTTACTGCAAAGCAGAATAGTTTCCCTAATTACCCTGCAGTCTCAGAAGAGAAAATACAGACTCTTAGCCACTAACAGTAAAAAtgacaagaaatagaaaatatacctAGTAATATCACAAGTAATGATGGTAGGGTTTCCTGATATTCAGTACAAGACAAACAGGTATAGACCC from Budorcas taxicolor isolate Tak-1 chromosome 3, Takin1.1, whole genome shotgun sequence carries:
- the C3H1orf141 gene encoding uncharacterized protein C1orf141 homolog, with translation MAERVLEKLDILDEQAKTLLATRAKKNCLQSQVKRKISVIPLTFDFQLELEKDIATSISKTNSKITKDRSYGTKKPKRYVSFKNMPEPKKSDFQNSNLRSSFLPTNIKTQEIKSIEPAEEYLKSRSNRSFHYLKDIPETEYAKPFQELYSQHRHQCRRTLCSTVFSSVPSNQSNAYKKEEDSNYRIKSSSDFNDFSTKENEAIRNDQLNEYSVRHKSMLPLCFEDELIKPDAKIIDVSLVKTVTSHTGKNDTNPIIFHEAGYIQMLLLTKNRLPPHSMENGNGSPYERSNVVLERNCEMLKSVARDQSITPSKTQRTLPTTQKKDIPAISLEVSHRVVDDKLRKKTRKQTFENIPWDKLYNFSQTFSSLTKKFVGFLDKTVIQEMSAKTGKFEKMFSTVKPMSEFSASPVKYYSKPSRNILKVHKINNVTPLDDLLNLSGKK